One genomic segment of Lysobacter sp. 5GHs7-4 includes these proteins:
- a CDS encoding DUF2163 domain-containing protein: MKSIPIALKNHLALSATTWCFLLLVICKDGTQLGFTNLDANLTYDAGGGDVVYQASNGFTPSRLQMSADMSVDNAEFEGWVMDSGITEAQIRAGLFSFARVRGYRVNFMDLSQGHEVLLRGTLGETTFTETSWVTEFRSLTQQLMQATNARYSLTCRARFGSQVGDERYPCTKPFTWLSGSVTAVDGPEPQRVFTDSALSQPDHHFRPGVVHWLTGSNAGAEVEVDDSDTGVIELTFDLPYPIEIGDEFEIRQDCDKTFEMCRDVHDNVLFFRGEHLIRIADADKVMVPGAQIPRVGA, translated from the coding sequence ATGAAAAGCATCCCGATCGCGCTTAAGAACCACTTGGCGCTCTCGGCCACCACCTGGTGCTTCCTGCTGTTGGTGATCTGCAAGGACGGCACGCAGCTCGGCTTCACGAACCTCGACGCCAATCTGACATATGACGCCGGCGGCGGCGATGTGGTGTACCAGGCCAGCAACGGTTTCACACCATCGCGCCTGCAGATGTCGGCCGACATGTCGGTGGACAACGCCGAGTTCGAGGGCTGGGTCATGGACTCGGGCATCACCGAGGCTCAGATCCGGGCAGGCTTGTTCAGCTTCGCTCGTGTGCGCGGTTACCGCGTCAACTTCATGGACCTATCGCAAGGCCATGAGGTGCTGCTGCGCGGCACGCTGGGTGAGACCACTTTCACCGAGACCAGTTGGGTCACGGAGTTTCGCAGCCTCACCCAGCAGCTGATGCAGGCAACGAATGCCCGGTACTCGCTGACCTGCCGCGCGCGGTTCGGCTCTCAGGTGGGCGATGAGCGCTACCCCTGCACCAAGCCATTCACCTGGCTATCCGGCAGCGTCACGGCGGTGGACGGCCCGGAGCCGCAGCGCGTCTTCACCGACTCAGCGCTGTCCCAGCCGGATCACCACTTCCGTCCTGGCGTCGTGCACTGGCTGACCGGTTCCAACGCCGGCGCCGAAGTTGAGGTGGACGACAGCGACACGGGCGTAATCGAGTTGACCTTCGATCTGCCGTATCCCATCGAGATCGGCGATGAGTTCGAAATTCGCCAGGACTGCGACAAAACCTTCGAGATGTGCCGCGACGTGCACGACAACGTGCTGTTCTTCCGCGGTGAGCACCTGATCCGGATCGCCGACGCCGACAAGGTGATGGTCCCCGGGGCACAGATTCCCCGCGTCGGCGCATGA
- a CDS encoding DUF2460 domain-containing protein: MSFVNVRMPTCVAYGFTGGPAYSTLVVPLENGREQRNRQWFYPRHQYSAQYLNLDLEAQRLVLEIFHALVGQLHCCRFKDHNDYQAFDEPLAPAIGTSTAVQLIKTYSMGPQATTRLIQAPVAGAVIKRNGVAVAGTLDVETGLFTPDAPWASGTYTWTGEFDVWVRFASDYNAFQIGNVDAHTADIELIEVRR, from the coding sequence ATGAGCTTCGTCAATGTGAGGATGCCCACCTGCGTGGCCTACGGCTTCACGGGTGGTCCGGCGTATTCAACGCTTGTGGTTCCGCTGGAGAACGGCCGGGAACAACGCAACCGCCAGTGGTTTTACCCCCGGCATCAGTACTCCGCCCAGTATCTCAATCTCGACCTTGAAGCTCAGCGGCTGGTGCTGGAGATCTTCCACGCACTGGTCGGGCAATTGCACTGCTGCCGGTTCAAGGACCACAACGACTACCAGGCCTTCGACGAACCTCTGGCGCCAGCTATCGGCACGTCTACCGCAGTCCAGCTGATCAAGACCTATTCCATGGGGCCGCAGGCCACCACCAGGCTGATCCAGGCGCCGGTTGCTGGAGCGGTGATCAAGCGTAACGGCGTGGCCGTCGCTGGAACCCTGGACGTGGAAACGGGCCTCTTCACTCCTGACGCGCCGTGGGCCAGCGGAACCTACACCTGGACTGGCGAGTTCGATGTCTGGGTGCGGTTCGCCTCGGACTACAACGCCTTCCAGATCGGAAACGTGGATGCCCACACCGCTGATATCGAGCTGATCGAGGTGCGCCGATGA